Part of the Pseudomonas sp. P8_241 genome is shown below.
GGATTTCGCCGGAAGGTCCGTTGTAATAACGGTCGGTGTAGTTGCTCAATCCATGTCTGCTGGCCGCGTGGCCGTTCAGCGAGGTACCCGGCTGAATCGAACCGGCCTGACGCGCTGCAACCAGATTGCCCGCGTTGCCCGCCTGCCCCGGAAAAGGGTTGGAGTTGGACCCGACATTGTCATAGGCATGGTCGTACCAGCTCGCGCCACTGACACGAAAACCCATTTTCCGTTGGTAAACTACGTCCAGTTCAGTCAGCAAGTCGACCCGCTGTGTGACTGCGCTGCCGACGCCAAAATTGTTGTCGCCGTCGTTGAGGTTGGAGGTGTTGGCAATCTTCGAATTTTCGCCTTCGACCCGTTGGCCATAACTGGCCTTTAGCGTGTTGTCGAAACGTACGGTCCAGTCCTCACTGCCATTGTTGAACTCAAAGGCTTGGGCTGCCGGCATGACGGCGAGTGAAATAGCAGTGGACAGCAGGCTGGGCAGTAAGGCGCTGTGACCTGTAGAGGTATTCATTGCGTTGTCTCCATTTTTTGTTTTTGTTTTGGGTATCAACAACGGCTCACGTCCGGTCCTGGCGCTGACGTGAGTGTCTGATCAAGCGGTTTTTTTGGTATGTGCGCTTAGCGATCCAGCGTGTCGATGAAGCCTTCGGCTTGAGGCCACTCACCGTATCCGGCGGCCGGATTGAGATGACCTACCGCGCCGAGATTGACCAACTGGCTGCCCCATTGCCCGGCCATCCGAGTCACGGACGCAAGGCTCGCAAGGTGGTCGTTGGTACTGGCTGCGACAATCGAAGGGAATGGCAGAGGTGCTGTTGGCAGCGGATTCCAGCCATTGGCCCGCAGGCTTTCAGGGGACGGGTAGCCGGCTGGCCAACTGGCTTCAAGATCCGGCGGTGCGGCGAGCAAGGCACCCTTGATCGGGCGATCATGTCGA
Proteins encoded:
- a CDS encoding RBBP9/YdeN family alpha/beta hydrolase; its protein translation is MSDTTILIVPGLRDHVPEHWQTLLQARLDKVRSVPPLEENKLSLAARVEAIQRELETICGPVILVAHSAGVLMVVHWAARHDRPIKGALLAAPPDLEASWPAGYPSPESLRANGWNPLPTAPLPFPSIVAASTNDHLASLASVTRMAGQWGSQLVNLGAVGHLNPAAGYGEWPQAEGFIDTLDR